The following nucleotide sequence is from Juglans microcarpa x Juglans regia isolate MS1-56 chromosome 6D, Jm3101_v1.0, whole genome shotgun sequence.
CTTGGTGGCCCACTAAGAAAAAGTGAGAAATTTGCGTAAATTTTTTTCGTTAATTGCATTTTCTGTTGTGAAGTTTGATAATggctattttgaaatttattccgctgaaaacaaattttttaacatGATAACCAAGTTTATTATGCTGCATTCCATTATGTTCATACAGTGCATAACTCAGAAATAGATTCAATGTAAGAAAGggattttacatttttctgaTAATTAACCAATTGCAACATGGGTGTCACTTGACAAAACTTTATTCCTCCTACCAAATTCATCAGTTTGCCAACATGGAAAGAGAAATTTCTAAAATGAATTTTCATAGTACTTATCTGTCAacaaaatgtcatctacatggtcaaaataaaatgacacgcTTTTAGCTCTgcaacttttaattatttagcaTAACTGATATGGATTTGCACCATTAACTGAAAGCTACCTCCATTGGGTGAAAGAAGCACGGACAGACATGTGCAAGCCCAAATAGTTTTTGATGAGTAATGTTCGAGAATGGAtatgttcttttttgtttttagaagaCCTAGGTTCGTGAGCTTTAGGGTTGATCTGGTTAACTTGGCTATGATGTCTCTACTTCACAAGCTTCCCCTCAGGCCTGAGTTTCCGTGTATTTAATATTAGAATAACTTTGTTGCAGGCCATAAGCCTAGTGGTTTGCCTGCAGCTTGGCTCTTTTTGCCCGTGTCACCCTCCTTGTTCTTTTGAGAGAACCCAAAAGAGTATGACCTACAGTGAAGTAACTGGTTAAGcattctacatttttttttaatataagtaataAAACTTCATTAACATGTAAAAGACACTTCCAGGTACACAAGTTTTATACAAGAGACTCATTCAACAATGCTGGGCTGTTATTTCCAATTATCTACATAAAAAAGATCTGTATTGTGATAAAATCTGTCTTTTAGAACTTTATATGAGACCCATTAAGCCTTTGCTATTTGCGCAACTCTGCATTTTTTCTTAGTCAGTATGTTGTGTGAGACCAATCTCTTCTTCCTGCAGAAAGAAGAATTTCAGCATACAGCTTATGCCACAAATGCTTACGTAACAGTCGGGTCATTTGCCAACCAAGTATTACAGGGTAAGGGTGCTACTCTCTTAGAGAACATGCTAGCTTATAAGCACTTAAAGTTATTAGAATTGCTTGTCATATTGGATGTTATTGCAGATATAAGAAACCTAAGGAATTGCTAGCTAACTGTGTCTGCACTTGTTCCCAAAAGGGACTATCTAAGGTTATAGTTGaacttggaatcattataaaggcaAAAAACTTCTCTCCCTAGGAATATGAGAGTCCATTCATCAATCTCTTATTCATTGCCTTCCATTAAGATGTGGGATGTTACCATCTCCCCTATTAAAAAATCCTAACTTCTCTCCATATTATTCAGTTGTGGCACAAGTCAAGTCTCAAACTTCTGATTGTGTTTGGCTTTGAGACCATTTGGAATGACTCAATTAAGCACTAGCCATGTTTGTGTTtatacctctttttttttttttttttgataagttgtgTGCTTATACCCCAAAAGGATTGATTAAGTTTACAATTGGAGTTCCTTTAAATTATTATAGAAGCTAAAAACTCCTCTTTCACATGCGATATAGGATTCTGTTCACAAGCTCTTATTTACCATTCTCCCATAGATGTGGGTGTCAGATCCACTTGtattctttattattacaagatttaATTGCAGAAGGTAGGTGAAAGTTCAACAAGAGGTATTCTTTTCAACTGCAAGTACTGACTTTATAAAACCTATGAGTTTTTAGCCAATTCTGTGTTATTTGTATCTGTTTTCATTGTGTTTCCCCTGTGTGCTACAcgcattctctctctctgaagtCAGCTGGACTTACCTTCACAAGTCATGTTGTTCGATGAAAAAGGTCGCTATCTAATAACTTCAATCATAGAGCTTCAGATTGAGACGTTTATCGTTCTTAACTTGATTATTTCTCCATAAGAGACACATGTAGCAGCATAcagatgaaaatataataattaccAATGTTAGACAGGTTTGCTACCTGCCTCAGCTGATTATGTTCATATTCCCTAAAATGAAACGCTTATTTATCTAACTGTTTCTTCCTAGAATCCTTCTAGTAGTGTGGTGCATTATTAACTTACTTTCCCCTATCTATCTACCAACAACTCGTCCCAGAAATggtctttaaaaaaattttataataaaagttttttataCCCACGCGTCAGGAATTTTTTGTTCTCCAGATATGCTATAATGGAAATTGTTTTGACCTTTTTCACATTGCACGTAGGGAGGAAAAGTGTGCATCTTGAAATTTCTAGGAGAGAGAAGAATATGGCTGGTCTGAAATCAGCCAAACGCAGGCCGTCATCTTCTATTTTGGAGTTTAAGCTTGATGAGCTGCGAAAAGAATTGTCTTCAATCCAGGGGGGAATATTCCCCCATTCTATCTTGTCTACTCAACAAATCGGCATGATAAGTTCCCAGAAGCCAAATTCAATGAAACAGGCAGGTTTTATCATCACTATTCCACTAGTTTTGAGTAGCAATCCACATTGTGTTTCAATAATGTATTCCTTTGTACTTGTCAAAAATAATGTATTACTTTGTCAAGGTTTTAGCATGTGCATCTAATTTAGTTATCTTGAAGCAAGGAAAACAACAAGAACATCTTCTTTTACTGACCGtaaagtgaagaaaaagggGGAGGGGTAGAGAGTAGGGGTGGGGGTGGAGGGGAATgtaaatatttagtattagaaAAACCCAGAAAATGCTATTTTCCCCTTTTATTGTTCGGATTTGATGCCCGCCCTTGAATGTAGGGTGATGGTGATATGAACAAAAGGTGGAAAGTAAGGTTTGGGTAATAGTTGTGAATCCAAGTTTTTAAAGAGAATTATTCGAACCAGTATGAACCTGTAGCAATTATGAATTCTAGAGCTTAGCTACTCAACCGTTCATTCCTATGCTACTATCGCTCATCATTTTTAAACAGCCCAAGTAGTAACCCATTAACCTGAATATGGTCATAACATCAAGTTTTTTCTTGCAGTTGGAGAAAATCATCGGAAAATTGAAGACGGAGAAGTATGGAAGTAGAATTCTTGATCAAGTTGAGAAGTACTCCAATTCTGAGCAGACTAATGAGGTAAAGGAGGAGCAGGGAAGTCAAAATAGAGCTAACAAACGGCTGAAAACGAAAAAGGCTCTTGTTCTTATTGAAAGCAGCGATGATGAAGCGTGAGTGGATCCGTAAATCTAAGGGGATTTTTGTCATTTGCCTCGTTCCTTCACCCAGCATTCTGGAGAGAGACGGCTGTTTACACAACTGTATGTTTACAACTTATATTCTTGTAACTTTCTTGAATatttagttgaaaaaaaaacattattatttattaatttttacatcaaAATGAAGGACAATTAGAGCATTAGCCAAAACATGGAAACAATTTGGCTATGGTAATGGGTTGCAGCCAACAACTTTTTCAACCGGTGAAGGATGAGAGCTAAGAGGCCTGGCCTGGCCTTGCCTTGCCTTGCCTTGCCTTGCCTTTCAATCATTCTGATAACCATGAAAGCTAGTTAATAAGCAAGGAGGGAACAATCAATCACACTCTCGGCTAACGATATCAATTCAAATTCCAAAGCCTGCTAAAATAAGCAAgaaaatttagatattaaaactataACAGCATATCGATTGGATTATGTCCTTCCTGGTCTTTATCAGTTGCAGCATCTGGCTTTCTTATGTTCAATGACCAGATTAGggagggaaaaaggaaaaaaaatagaatgtgtGGTGTCTCGTCTCGTTGGTCGTGCAGCTCATTGAAGGAATGGCGTAGGATTCCTTTCTCCCAACGCAACAGGTGTTATGGAGTCAAGACGAGGGTATTGTAGTCGACTGTTTTGGTATTATCGATGAAGATCTCCACTTCCTTCTCTGTCATCGATTGCGGAAATCGAGAATATAGTTTGACTGGATTAAGTGGTATGAATTGAGGGTAGGTGGGGCACCAAAATCATCGTCTGATACATGATATAATGTGCTGtcgttttattttatcatattgtGTTAATGTGTTATTGTCCATCAATTTCcgaatttattattttggaaaataaggcTTGATCGGTTAGATGCTCAACATAAAAGGATCGAGAGAAAGAATCAACGGGAAATCCATAACATAAAATCAGAGTAAAATGTAAGTGTAGTATATATAACATAGCTTTTATTCTTGAGATTTTGTAGAGAGTGCTAACTTGCAAGTGAGAGGAATTAGGAATTTAGGATCCCTTGAAAATTATTTCCCAAATTGTCTACTAATTGGGAGATAGTTTATGCGAGGGAATGAAACCTCTAGGATTTGGCTCAAGTGATAAAAGGCCTTGGGTTTGAGGGTATGTTTTTCTAGATCTAAAGTTCAAATCCTCttgttgcaaataatttttagggGCTATCGGACTGGAGAATTCTCTTTAAATTATTAGAGGTGTACTTGTGGGAAATTCCTTGTTGAGGACCTGTGCATTTTCAAGATTAATCTGTTCCTGACCACCctgtaccaataaaaaaatgagtttgttcGCTAGGATGGGCCCACCGATTTGGTATAGGTGCATGAGATCACTTGTGCGAGGCACACTCCTCTCATAAAAACTTATATCTCTTGTAATTTTTCTACCCAAATTACAGATATATGAGGAAGTGAGATCTGCCACCTCTCACAACCTTAAACCTAATTTTAAACCATTGGAATAGGAATTTGTTGCAagtaaaaattgatttttaatttataagattatctTATAAAGGAGTAATCGATTGATTAGTTTGTTGTTTGCAAATTGTACAgaaaatatcatctaatcagAGCCATGTATGGTGGCGGAGGAAACTTTCATGttccaaccaaaaaaaacaaagcctTTTGCCTCGTTGACCGAACCAGTTCTTGAATTGTCCGCCCAAATTAGGCTCCTGTTGgtcgaaaaagaaaatactagtCGCTCTCAATTTCTCAGTCTCCGTGCATCTGCCCACGAGACCATGAAATTCTCTCTGCAATCAAAATCCTCTTCTAGACCTAAACCCATCAAACCCTCACAAAACAACTTCGACGACTCCAAAGACAACAGCAACGATCGCGAAGATTCGAAGCGATTGCAATACATCACCCAATTCGACGCTtccgaaaccctaacccgcAAAAAGGAATCCACGAATCACGTAATCGCCCCCATCCCCAACGAATGGAGGCCCCCCAAGCGGATGAAGAACCTCGAACTTCCGATCACCTCCCAATCCGACGGCTCCGGCGCCCTCTCCTTCGAGCTCGATTCCGGGACCTCCGTCGACGCCCACGATTCCAAAATCTCTTACGGCCTCAATCTCCGCCAAAAATCCGATTCcaacgacgacgacgacgatcGTTCACGGTCTGCTCCTGTTCCGGTGGAAACCATGTTGCTCCAGAAGCTGAAGAACGACCTCGAGAGGCTCCCAGAGCATCGGGGCGTGGAGGAGTTCGAGGATGTTCCCGTGGAGGGCTTCGGCGCCGCCTTGCTCGCGGGGTACGGGTGGTACGAAGGGAGAGGGATTGGGAAGAATCCCAAAGGGGATGTGAAAGTGGTTCAGTACGAGAAGAGGACGGACAAGCAGGGCCTGGGGTTTCTGAGCTCcgatgagaaagagaaaggggaaTCTAAAGGGAAAAATGGCGATAGAGAACGGAGGTCTTCCAACGTTGGCAAAGACAGTCGGAGTTCGAAAGAAGAGGATCGCGAACGTTTCAGGAAatctaaagaagaagaaccaagGTTTAGAGAACAA
It contains:
- the LOC121234285 gene encoding protein MOS2; translated protein: MVAEETFMFQPKKTKPFASLTEPVLELSAQIRLLLVEKENTSRSQFLSLRASAHETMKFSLQSKSSSRPKPIKPSQNNFDDSKDNSNDREDSKRLQYITQFDASETLTRKKESTNHVIAPIPNEWRPPKRMKNLELPITSQSDGSGALSFELDSGTSVDAHDSKISYGLNLRQKSDSNDDDDDRSRSAPVPVETMLLQKLKNDLERLPEHRGVEEFEDVPVEGFGAALLAGYGWYEGRGIGKNPKGDVKVVQYEKRTDKQGLGFLSSDEKEKGESKGKNGDRERRSSNVGKDSRSSKEEDRERFRKSKEEEPRFREQSKDSKRKKNQPVSWLKSHIRVRIISKELKGGRLYLKKGEVVDVVGPTTCDISMDESRELIQGVSQDLLETALPRRGGPVLVLFGKHEGAYGNLVKKDSEEETGLVQDANNHELLHVRLEQIAEFIGDPSCLGY